A single region of the Halopiger xanaduensis SH-6 genome encodes:
- a CDS encoding class I SAM-dependent methyltransferase — protein sequence MDATATEPAYACGRCGRRLSFRKSVDEDGRALVCPNGDATIPVVDGVPRFPVPDGDSSHETLFDRLAPIYESPFWFDPLYRFVGGPAAPRDDRKTVVEMLELEDIDVADGDTPTVLDVACGTGRIARPVAAAANVVGIDISAGMLERAMRYAARDGVDVAFARMSADDLWFDANAFDRATCCWALHLLPDPDAVLEEIARVLRSDGMFVGTALVEDYVLELLPVRATAKGVLDVEPFDATDLRRRLRTAGFSSVEFDRRGAALFFRARCE from the coding sequence ATGGACGCAACTGCGACCGAGCCGGCGTACGCCTGCGGACGCTGCGGACGGCGACTGTCCTTCCGGAAGTCCGTGGACGAGGACGGCCGCGCGCTCGTCTGTCCGAACGGTGACGCGACGATTCCGGTCGTCGACGGCGTTCCGCGCTTTCCCGTTCCCGACGGCGACTCGTCCCACGAAACGCTGTTCGACCGCTTAGCGCCGATCTACGAGTCGCCGTTCTGGTTCGACCCGCTGTACCGCTTCGTCGGCGGTCCCGCCGCGCCGCGGGACGACCGCAAGACGGTTGTGGAGATGCTCGAGCTCGAGGATATCGATGTGGCTGACGGCGATACGCCGACCGTCCTCGACGTCGCCTGCGGTACGGGTCGAATCGCTCGCCCAGTCGCCGCCGCCGCGAACGTCGTCGGAATCGACATCTCCGCGGGGATGCTCGAGCGGGCGATGCGGTACGCCGCCCGAGACGGCGTCGACGTGGCGTTCGCGCGGATGAGCGCCGACGACCTGTGGTTCGACGCGAACGCGTTCGACCGCGCGACCTGCTGCTGGGCGCTGCACCTGCTTCCGGATCCGGACGCGGTACTCGAGGAAATCGCCCGCGTACTGCGCTCCGATGGGATGTTCGTCGGGACCGCGTTGGTTGAGGACTACGTGCTCGAGCTGTTGCCGGTTCGAGCGACCGCGAAAGGCGTCCTCGACGTCGAACCGTTCGACGCGACGGACCTCCGACGCCGACTCCGGACGGCGGGGTTCTCGAGCGTCGAGTTCGATCGGCGCGGGGCGGCACTGTTCTTTCGGGCTCGCTGTGAGTGA
- a CDS encoding coenzyme F420-0:L-glutamate ligase, with protein sequence MELTPVADLPEIRPGDDIAALVAERVDDDLEPGDVLTVASTIVSKAEGRTADLEDYPVSGRAQEIADKIGELTDEEKDPRFAQAVLEESTELLIDCPFLLTETRFGHICVNAGIDRSNVPGHDLLLLPKRPSESAERIRQGLEDRGVEDVAVIVTDTCGRPFRHGQRGVAIGWAGMPASRDWRGERDRDGHELEVTVQSVVDELSAAANLVTGEGAGGTPAVVVSDWDFGDLEGSDELFRSVEDDLVRQALREWEFDG encoded by the coding sequence ATGGAACTCACACCAGTGGCGGACCTCCCCGAGATCCGCCCCGGCGACGACATCGCCGCGCTCGTGGCGGAGCGGGTCGACGACGACCTCGAGCCCGGCGACGTGCTCACCGTCGCGAGCACGATCGTCTCGAAGGCCGAGGGCCGGACGGCGGACCTCGAGGATTACCCCGTCAGCGGCCGCGCGCAGGAGATCGCGGACAAGATCGGCGAGTTGACCGACGAGGAGAAGGACCCGCGATTTGCACAGGCCGTCCTCGAGGAGAGCACGGAGTTGCTGATCGACTGTCCGTTCCTGCTGACCGAAACGCGCTTCGGCCACATCTGCGTCAACGCGGGGATCGACCGGTCGAACGTGCCGGGTCACGACCTCCTGCTGCTGCCGAAGCGACCGAGCGAGAGCGCCGAGCGCATTCGTCAGGGGCTCGAGGACCGCGGCGTCGAGGACGTCGCGGTGATCGTCACCGACACGTGCGGTCGCCCGTTCCGCCACGGTCAGCGGGGCGTCGCGATCGGTTGGGCGGGGATGCCCGCGAGCCGCGACTGGCGCGGCGAACGGGACCGCGACGGCCACGAGCTCGAGGTCACGGTCCAGTCCGTGGTCGACGAACTCAGCGCCGCCGCGAACCTCGTCACCGGCGAAGGCGCGGGCGGAACCCCCGCGGTCGTCGTCAGCGACTGGGACTTCGGCGACCTCGAGGGCAGCGACGAACTGTTCCGGTCGGTCGAAGACGACCTCGTGCGGCAGGCGCTTCGCGAGTGGGAGTTCGACGGCTGA
- a CDS encoding hydantoinase B/oxoprolinase family protein, producing the protein MTSNTDATTDDTERDGNGIDPVTLEVLRNQLESVAEEMGQTLIRGAYSPNIKERRDCSTALFDAEGRMIAQAEHIPVHLGAMPAAVEAVRERDPQPGDVFVLNDPFTGGTHLPDVTMVSPIAPGHSGGESGGRGGDDGDDGDEIVGYAVSRAHHADVGGMTPGSMPAGAQEIYQEGLRLPPIKLVEGGDVREDVRSLVLANVRNPGERRADLRAQQAANERAEERLEELFAEHGRETVLEGFDAVIDYSRERISEEIAALPDGTYEATDVLEGDGVTDDDIEIAVAVTVDGDRIDVDFAGTAEQVAGNVNAPLSVATSAVYFVVRCITDPEIPPNHGCYEPVSVRAPEGTLLNPEPPAAVVGGNVETSQRVTDVVFAALAQAAPDRVPAQGQGTMNNLTIGARDGSFTYYETIGGGFGARPDRDGMDGVQVGMTNTLNTPVESLETEYPLRVERYALRDGSGGRGRYRGGLGLERSVTVEKPATVSLLTERRRHAPKGVAGGEDGATGENLLDGEPVPAKTTVDVEAGTTVTVRTPGGGGHGDPDERDDGTLEADRNAEKQNE; encoded by the coding sequence ATGACGTCGAACACGGACGCCACGACGGACGACACCGAACGCGACGGCAACGGCATCGATCCGGTCACCCTCGAGGTGCTGCGCAACCAACTGGAAAGCGTCGCCGAGGAGATGGGTCAGACCCTCATTCGGGGAGCGTACTCGCCGAACATCAAGGAGCGTCGGGACTGCTCGACGGCACTGTTCGACGCTGAGGGCCGAATGATCGCCCAGGCCGAGCACATTCCGGTCCACCTCGGCGCGATGCCCGCGGCGGTGGAAGCGGTCCGCGAACGGGACCCCCAGCCCGGCGACGTGTTCGTGCTCAACGACCCGTTCACGGGCGGGACGCACCTGCCGGACGTGACGATGGTTTCGCCGATCGCGCCCGGTCATAGCGGGGGCGAGAGCGGCGGCAGAGGGGGCGACGATGGCGATGACGGCGACGAAATCGTCGGCTACGCCGTTTCCCGCGCCCACCACGCCGACGTCGGCGGCATGACCCCCGGCAGCATGCCGGCCGGCGCACAGGAGATCTACCAGGAGGGGCTTCGGCTCCCGCCGATCAAGCTCGTGGAGGGCGGCGACGTCCGGGAGGACGTGCGCTCTCTCGTGCTCGCGAACGTCCGCAATCCCGGCGAGCGGCGAGCCGACCTCCGGGCTCAGCAGGCGGCCAACGAACGCGCCGAGGAGCGCCTCGAGGAGCTGTTCGCGGAACACGGCCGCGAGACCGTCCTCGAGGGGTTCGACGCGGTGATCGACTACTCCCGCGAGCGGATCAGCGAAGAGATCGCCGCGCTGCCGGACGGGACCTACGAGGCGACCGACGTCCTCGAGGGCGACGGCGTCACCGACGACGACATCGAGATCGCGGTCGCCGTCACGGTCGACGGCGACCGGATCGACGTCGACTTCGCGGGGACCGCTGAACAGGTCGCGGGGAACGTGAACGCGCCGCTTTCGGTCGCGACGAGCGCGGTCTACTTCGTCGTGCGCTGTATCACCGACCCCGAAATCCCGCCGAACCACGGCTGCTACGAACCCGTCAGCGTCCGCGCGCCCGAAGGAACGCTCCTGAACCCGGAGCCGCCGGCCGCCGTGGTCGGCGGCAACGTCGAGACCAGCCAGCGCGTGACGGACGTGGTCTTCGCCGCGCTCGCGCAGGCCGCGCCGGACCGCGTGCCCGCGCAGGGCCAAGGCACGATGAACAACCTGACTATCGGCGCGCGGGACGGTTCCTTTACCTACTACGAGACGATCGGCGGGGGATTCGGTGCCCGCCCCGACCGCGACGGCATGGACGGCGTCCAGGTCGGCATGACCAACACGCTGAACACGCCCGTCGAATCCCTCGAGACGGAGTACCCGCTGCGGGTCGAGCGCTACGCGCTCCGGGACGGCAGCGGCGGTCGCGGCCGGTACCGCGGCGGACTGGGCCTCGAGCGCTCGGTCACCGTCGAGAAGCCGGCGACGGTCTCGCTGCTGACCGAGCGCCGGCGCCACGCCCCGAAGGGAGTCGCCGGCGGGGAGGACGGCGCGACCGGCGAGAACCTGCTCGACGGCGAGCCGGTCCCCGCGAAGACGACCGTCGACGTCGAGGCGGGGACAACTGTCACTGTGCGAACGCCCGGCGGCGGCGGGCACGGCGATCCGGACGAGCGGGACGACGGGACGCTCGAGGCGGATCGTAACGCGGAGAAGCAAAACGAGTAG